The DNA region ACGGGGTGACGGGGCTGGTCGACGGTGTCCGGGTCGAGGTGGCCCGCTCGTCGGTCGCACACCAGACCGGGACGGCCGTCGAAGTCAGCTGGGACGACCGGGTGCGCGGCACGATCACCCTGTCCGACACGGTGCGGCCCAGCAGCGCCGCGGCGATCGCCGAACTCACCGCGATGGGTATCACCCCGATGCTGCTCACCGGGGACGGCGCCGTGGTGGCCCGGGCGGTCGCCGGCCGGGTCGGGATCGCCCCCGGCGACGTGATCGCCGACGTGCTGCCCACCGACAAGGCGGACGCGATCAAACGACTGCAGGCGCAGGGGCGACGGGTGGCGATGGTCGGCGACGGGGTCAACGACTCGGTGGCACTGGCCACCGCCGACATCGGTATGGCGATGGGAACCGGCACCGACGCGGCGATCGAGGCCGGTGACGTCACCCTGGTTCGTGGAGATCTTTCCACCGTTCCGACCGCATTGCGGCTTTCCGCGCGTACGCTGCGGATCATCCGGCAGAACCTCATCTGGGCGTTCGGCTACAACGTCGCGGCGATACCGCTCGCGGCGGCCGGGATGCTCAACCCGATGATCGCGGGCGCGGCGATGGCCGCCTCGTCGGTTCTGGTGGTGACGAACAGCCTGCGGCTGCGGGCATTTCGGTAGACCGAAGGAGAACTCGGATGAGGATCATCGTTGCCGCCGGTATCGCTGCCGGCGCGTTGGCGTTCGCCGCCCCCGCAATGGCGGACCCCGCGGATCCGGGCCCGTTCAGCCCCGCCGACTGCACCGCCGAAGCCGGTGCGGTCTGCACGGCGGGAACCGCCGGCCCGGACGCCCTGCTGGGCCCGGCCGACACGAACATCCCGTTGAGTCCGGTCGACCTGGACGCCCCGGCCGTCGTCGACGACCCGGCACATCCGGATCACCCGGCGAACGTCAACAACCCGTTCAACCCGGCGAACCCGATCTACATGCCCTGGTAGGCCCGAGCCGTCGGACGGGTGAGCGGTCAGGAATCCAGCCAGGCCAGCTGAGCCGGCAACTGCGCACGCCAATAGTCGACGTCGTGGCCGCCGGGGGCGAACCCGCCCGCCGGCGGCGGGTTGAGCTGACCGATGAAACTCTTTGTCGCATAGGCGAAACTGTCACTGGTTCCACAGTCCACCCGCAGCGGGAACGGCGCCAGCCGCGGCGCCAGGTTGAACACCGAGTTGGTCCGCCAGTCATCGACGCTGTCGAACGCCCCGGCGGGTGCGCCGAAATAAGTCATGTAGATCGCCGGGCTGATCGCGCAGATCCCCGCGGTGCGGGCCAGCCCCAGCCGGGTGCCCAGCAGCAGTGCGCCGTAGCCGCCCATCGACCAGCCCATGAATCCGACCCGGCTGATGTCGATGCCCTTCTCCGGCAACATCGGAAGCAGTTCGCCGAGCACCATCGCACCGGCGTCCTCACCGGAGCTGTGCCGGCGCCAGTAGGTGTTGCCGCCGTCGACGGCCACCACCGCGAACGGCGGCCGGCCCGCCTCGGTGAGCCGCGCCAGCTCCTCCTCGACACCCAGATCCATCACCCAGTTCGCGTCGCCGTCCTTGCAGTGCAGCGCGATCACCGGCCGCAGCGGTCGGGTCTGCCCCGGCGGGCGGGCGATGATCCAGTTGGTCTCCACCCCGCCGCGGGCCGCCGACACGAACGACCCGGATTCCCGGGTCGGATAGCTGGCGCCGGTCGCCCGCGACTCGGTCGGGCGCCATGCGGTACCCGCCCCGAACAGACCTACAGCCCCCGCGGCGCCGACCCCGAGGCGCAGAGCAGCCCGGCGGGTCAGATCAGCCATGCCCACCATCATCACCCGGGTGCCGGGCCGCATCGGACCGTCGGACCGGGCTGCGATCAGGTTGATACGGGTTCGTTAGGAAAATCGGGCGCCGGCGGGTGGCCGAACTGCGCCCGGAACGCCTCCACCGTGTAGCCGGCGACGGTGGCCTCGCCGAGCGCACGCACCGTCGCCGAACGCGGAATCCGCACCATCGGTCCGAGCTGCCCGGCATAGTCGTCGGGCTTACCGATCCGCAG from Mycolicibacter sp. MU0083 includes:
- a CDS encoding alpha/beta hydrolase, whose translation is MMVGMADLTRRAALRLGVGAAGAVGLFGAGTAWRPTESRATGASYPTRESGSFVSAARGGVETNWIIARPPGQTRPLRPVIALHCKDGDANWVMDLGVEEELARLTEAGRPPFAVVAVDGGNTYWRRHSSGEDAGAMVLGELLPMLPEKGIDISRVGFMGWSMGGYGALLLGTRLGLARTAGICAISPAIYMTYFGAPAGAFDSVDDWRTNSVFNLAPRLAPFPLRVDCGTSDSFAYATKSFIGQLNPPPAGGFAPGGHDVDYWRAQLPAQLAWLDS